The proteins below come from a single Azospirillum sp. B510 genomic window:
- a CDS encoding NAD(P)H-dependent flavin oxidoreductase — translation MKTEITRLLGIEYPIIQGGMQWVGRAELAAAVSNAGGLGILTALTQPTPEELASEIARCRAMTDKPFGVNLTILPAVTPPPYERYLDVIIESGVTIVETAGNSPKAFVERMKAAGVRILHKCTTVRHALSAERNGVDVISIDGFECAGHPGEDDIPGLVLIPAAVRALRIPVVASGGIGDGRGMAAALALGAQGVNMGTRFLCTREAPVHEAIKQALVQASERDTRLIFRTLKNTARVFRNAVSEEVVAMEGRPGGCLFEDIRPLVAGARGRAALEAGDVHGGVVTAGMVVGLIDDIPTCADLIARMVADCREHLRLALALTET, via the coding sequence ATGAAGACGGAGATCACGCGGCTGCTCGGCATCGAGTATCCGATCATTCAGGGCGGCATGCAGTGGGTCGGGCGGGCGGAACTGGCGGCTGCGGTCTCCAATGCCGGTGGACTTGGCATCCTGACGGCTCTCACCCAGCCGACGCCTGAAGAGCTGGCATCGGAAATCGCCCGGTGCCGCGCCATGACCGACAAGCCGTTCGGCGTCAACCTGACGATTCTGCCCGCCGTCACGCCGCCGCCCTACGAGCGCTATCTCGATGTCATCATCGAGAGCGGCGTGACCATCGTCGAGACCGCCGGCAACAGTCCGAAAGCGTTCGTGGAGCGCATGAAGGCCGCGGGTGTCCGCATACTGCACAAATGCACCACCGTGCGTCACGCCCTCAGCGCCGAACGCAACGGCGTGGACGTCATCAGCATCGACGGTTTCGAATGCGCCGGCCATCCGGGCGAGGACGACATTCCCGGTCTGGTGCTGATTCCCGCCGCGGTCAGGGCGCTGAGGATCCCGGTGGTGGCGTCGGGTGGGATCGGCGACGGGCGCGGCATGGCCGCGGCGCTGGCATTGGGGGCGCAGGGCGTCAATATGGGCACCCGCTTCCTGTGCACGAGGGAGGCGCCGGTTCACGAGGCCATCAAGCAGGCGCTGGTCCAGGCGTCGGAGCGCGACACCAGACTGATCTTCCGGACCCTGAAGAACACCGCCCGGGTTTTCCGCAATGCGGTGTCAGAGGAGGTGGTGGCGATGGAAGGGCGACCCGGTGGCTGCCTTTTCGAGGATATCCGCCCCCTGGTTGCCGGCGCGCGTGGCCGTGCCGCCCTGGAGGCCGGCGATGTGCATGGCGGCGTGGTGACGGCCGGCATGGTGGTTGGTCTGATCGACGACATTCCCACCTGCGCGGACCTGATCGCGCGGATGGTGGCTGATTGCCGGGAGCATCTCCGCTTGGCCCTGGCCCTGACCGAGACCTGA
- a CDS encoding methyl-accepting chemotaxis protein: MYVSIRAKLFFAFGAVAILAAVASGIGLWAMNDVHDRILTISGKGLSTVLLAQQLQADTGTVMARAPELEGLANRRDLPPLADDMRAQVDLLSETVEKLLPLRPDDPILAGLTGTVDRMRSALEAQIQAVTERLDWQTKRQSALRATEKAYGAFVDASRSTAAAARAALEHRAAGDTLAGSAEPLSAFTTVWDLTSVAGDMLDRLRAGSGMLDIRELDAQRETIAALAVRAHALLAVLPAESATSLEPPLMAMAGQGSAADGLLALRRAELLAGNASRTASIESHQRSEELNMAGSQLVHVVRTESDELVAGATERIENGRRLLIGINVATVAGTVLITWLYVGHFVVNRLSRLSTAMAEVAGGRLDAPLRMAGRDEIADMASALEVFRINALAAQEAEERAGRLRHQAAEERRKTTLELAAHFQSTFMSATERVARSSSDMHASAESMAEYAGQAATEAASATVASRTAMSRVETVASAAEQLSSSIAEITRQVETSARIARSAVADARETDVTAQSLNEAAARIGEVVRLIGEVAAQTNLLALNATIEAARAGEAGKGFAVVAGEVKHLAAQTAKATEEISNQIGSIQMVTARTVDAIRKIGRTISEIDVITGAIATAVEQQGAATREIARNVVEVADGTSLVLSSIDAIAAAAAQTGEAAVQVVDASLEMNTEADALSNEVTSFLQQVRAA, translated from the coding sequence TTGTACGTCAGCATTCGCGCCAAGCTGTTTTTTGCCTTCGGCGCGGTCGCGATACTTGCCGCGGTGGCGAGCGGCATCGGTCTCTGGGCGATGAACGATGTCCATGACCGCATTCTGACCATCAGCGGCAAGGGGTTGTCCACGGTACTGCTTGCCCAGCAGCTCCAGGCGGACACCGGCACTGTCATGGCCCGGGCGCCGGAACTGGAAGGGCTTGCCAACCGCAGGGATCTGCCGCCTCTCGCCGATGACATGCGCGCCCAGGTCGATCTCCTGTCCGAAACGGTCGAAAAGCTTCTGCCGCTGCGTCCGGATGATCCGATCCTCGCCGGACTGACCGGAACCGTCGATCGCATGCGCAGCGCGCTGGAGGCGCAGATTCAGGCGGTGACCGAGCGTCTCGACTGGCAAACGAAGCGGCAATCGGCCCTGCGCGCGACCGAAAAGGCTTACGGCGCCTTCGTAGATGCCAGCCGTTCCACGGCCGCCGCCGCCCGTGCGGCGCTGGAGCATAGGGCTGCCGGTGACACGCTGGCTGGATCGGCCGAGCCGTTGAGTGCGTTCACGACGGTTTGGGATTTGACCTCTGTCGCCGGGGACATGCTGGATCGCCTGCGCGCCGGATCGGGCATGCTTGACATCCGCGAGCTCGATGCGCAACGGGAGACCATTGCGGCTCTGGCCGTTCGGGCGCACGCCCTGTTGGCGGTCCTCCCGGCGGAAAGCGCCACATCTCTGGAACCGCCTCTCATGGCGATGGCGGGCCAGGGGAGTGCGGCCGACGGTCTGCTCGCATTGCGCCGTGCCGAACTTCTGGCGGGGAATGCCAGCCGCACCGCCTCGATCGAGAGCCATCAGCGGTCCGAAGAGTTGAACATGGCCGGGTCGCAGCTCGTTCATGTCGTCCGTACCGAGAGCGACGAGCTGGTCGCCGGCGCCACCGAGCGTATCGAGAATGGACGTCGCCTGCTGATCGGGATCAATGTCGCGACCGTCGCCGGAACGGTGCTGATTACGTGGCTGTATGTTGGCCATTTCGTGGTCAACCGGCTGTCACGCCTTTCGACGGCCATGGCGGAGGTTGCCGGCGGGCGCCTGGACGCCCCGCTGCGGATGGCTGGACGCGACGAGATCGCCGATATGGCGTCGGCGCTGGAAGTGTTCCGAATCAATGCGTTGGCCGCTCAGGAGGCCGAGGAGCGCGCCGGGCGGTTGCGCCATCAGGCGGCCGAGGAGCGCCGCAAGACGACGCTTGAACTTGCGGCTCATTTTCAATCGACCTTCATGTCCGCGACGGAACGGGTCGCCCGATCCTCCTCCGATATGCATGCCAGTGCCGAATCGATGGCCGAATATGCCGGGCAGGCCGCGACGGAAGCGGCATCGGCAACCGTGGCGTCCCGCACGGCCATGAGCCGGGTTGAGACGGTGGCGTCGGCGGCGGAGCAGTTGTCCTCCTCGATCGCCGAGATCACGCGGCAGGTCGAGACCTCCGCACGGATCGCCCGGTCTGCGGTCGCCGACGCCCGCGAAACCGATGTCACGGCCCAGAGCCTGAATGAAGCGGCCGCCCGGATCGGCGAGGTCGTCCGGCTGATCGGCGAGGTCGCCGCCCAGACCAATCTGTTGGCGCTGAACGCGACCATCGAAGCGGCCCGCGCCGGGGAGGCGGGGAAGGGCTTCGCGGTGGTGGCGGGGGAGGTGAAGCACCTTGCCGCCCAGACGGCCAAGGCCACCGAGGAGATCAGCAACCAGATCGGCAGCATACAGATGGTAACCGCACGAACCGTCGACGCGATCCGCAAGATCGGCCGCACGATCTCGGAAATCGACGTCATCACCGGAGCCATCGCCACGGCGGTGGAGCAGCAGGGGGCAGCGACGCGGGAGATTGCCCGCAACGTGGTCGAGGTCGCGGACGGAACCAGCCTCGTTTTGTCCAGCATCGACGCCATCGCCGCCGCCGCCGCCCAAACCGGCGAGGCCGCCGTCCAGGTGGTCGACGCATCGCTGGAGATGAACACCGAAGCGGACGCCCTTTCGAACGAGGTGACCAGTTTCCTTCAGCAAGTCCGTGCGGCGTGA